CCAGAGTACCTGGAAGTGGCGCTGCCACAGTTCTGCAAGGCGATGAGCAAACTGCCGGTGACTGCGCTCGCCAGGCTGTCAAAGTTCTGGTCCACGTACAGTCTCCCACACATCCGCCGCATGATGGAGACCTTCCAGCAGCTCATCACTTTCACAGTCGTCAGCAACGAGTATGACGGCGAAAACCTGGTAAATGATGACGAGACGGTGGTGGCTGCGACCCAGTGTTTAAAAGTTGTCTTCTACGCAAGCATCCAGGGGGGTGATGTGGATGTGGAGCAcaacgaggaagaggaggaagagtccGAGTCCGATGAGGTCACCCTGCATGAGCTGCTAGGTGAGGAGCGGCTCTACAAGAAGGGTCCCCGGGTCGATCCTCTGGAGAAAGAACTGGGCGTCAGACCTGTAGATAGCATAAAACCGCTCATCCCCTTTGAGGATTTTATTAATGATTCACTGAACGAAGTGGTGGAGATGGACAAAGACTTCACCTTCTTCAAGGTCGATGCCGAAACCAAGTTTTCTTTCCAGACCTGCCCCTTCATCCTCAATGTCATCACCAAGAACCAAGGACTGTACTACGACAACAGGATCAGGATGTACAGCGAGCGGCGCCTGACGGCCCTCTACAGCATGGTCCAGGGCGAGGAGCCCAACCCCTATCTCAAGCTCAAAGTACGCCGCGATCACATCATCGACGATGCCCTCGTTAGAGTGAGTTACGGTGTGATATGTTCCTGTTGCACATGCATGGGATGTCAGATTTAggctcagtgctgctgtgatTGTCACTCAATTCACACCCCGTGTTGCAGCTGGAGATGATCTCCATGGAGAACCCGTCCGACCTGaagaagcagctgtttgtggagTTTGAGGGGGAGCAAGGTGTAGACGAGGGAGGCGTTTCAAAGGAGTTCTTTCAGCTGGTCTTGGAGGAAATTTTCAATCCCGACATAGGTGAGACATGAAATGACAGTTTTACGGTGTTTACATTTTCTACCAGTGCATCCCTGTTTTATATCATATTAATGAATTACAGGAgctcgacattttgggaaatacctttattttctcttgttgaGGGTTAGATGACAAAGATCAATGCACTCATATAGCTTAGCTTAACAAAGCAGcttaccagcacctccaaagctcattaatgaacacattatagcttgtttatttaattcattcaaacactgaattgtaaaaatggtaaaaatgtgGTTTTACAGCCAGTTATGTTCaagactatttcttggccaggcgCAGCGACTTCCTGGCGTCCGcttgttgcctggcaacctcacggTAAAGGCAAGACtacaggaaatgtttttttgcgTGGATTAAACCAATAAGAttttagtgagctttagaggaaccttttttacatttggatggagctgtttcctgctgtttccagtctttgtgctaagctaagctaagctaatggctGTTCTTCATATTTATTGATCatacatgagagtggtatcaatctttttGTCTAACTTCAAGCAAGAAAGTGATTACGAGTATTTCACCAAGTgtccaactattcctttaaatgttcattttttcctttgtgtaCAGGAATGTTCACCTACGACGACGAGACGAAGCTTTTTTGGTTTAACTCGTCCTCACTGGAGAATGAAGCGCAGTACACTCTCGTTGGACTCGTCCTGGGACTCGCCATTTACAACAACTGCATCCTGGACGTACATTTCCCAATGGTGGTCTACAGGAAACTCATGGGCAAGAAAGGGACCTACCTGGACCTGTCAGACTCACATCCAGTACAGTAACTTTCTCCTCAGTTCATAtgcacagaaagacaaaactccACATGTTTTAGAAACACCTTCTTTTGTTagagagtcagagtcagagcgagaaaccacaaactgaaaactaaaTTTTATATCAGCTTTGTTATTGATCAATCAGTgaaattaattggcaactattttgataataaatTAATCAGTTTGAGTAAATTTTTGATTATCTTTGGATTATGGataaaacaagatattttaggacgtcatcttgggctttgggaaacactgatcgacaagtttcaccattttctgacattttatacaacaaacaactaatcgattagTCAAGTAAATaatcaacaataaaaataatcattagttgcagtcctgttagcttagcataaaggctggaagcagGGGCAACAACAAGCTTGGCTCTTGTCGTCACATGACATCGCCAGGCAACGGTTGAAGACCCCAAGTCACTGACAAGGCCAACaagtaccccccccccccccccccccccccaaactgTAACTTGTCGCTTTTACTCTTAGATTTTGGTGTTGAAATAAGTCATAAAGTGAGTTTTATAGGTGCTACCAGGTGAggccatgctagctgtttccactctgtatgctaagctaactgtcatGTAGCTgtaacttcatatttaatggagAGACATCCCATCTAACTCTTGACAGGAAAGCAATAAAGCATATCTCCCAAAACCTCCAACTATTCCTGTAACAGCAGAtgcttcttcttccttccttcttgcAGCTTCTCTACCAGAGTCTGAAGGAGTTGCTTGAATATAGCGGCAATGTGGAGGAAGACATGATGCTCACCTTCCAGATATCACACACTGACCTTTTTGGAAGCCCGGTCTTACATGACTTAAAGGAGCAGGGAGACCAGATCCCTGTTACGAAGGAGAATAGACAGGTCTGAAATCCTTGATGTTAAGACCGCTCTGTGTTGATCAGAGTCACTAATAATCTTTCTCAGTTGATGAGCTGCAATAGAGGTTTAAAGTTGGTACATTCGACAGTGGTATCAATTTAAATACTTTTCCTCAGCAAATGAAAAAGTCTGACATGTCTTAAGATAGTGTCTATTATCAGAATCAATAACTGCTGTgtatttcttcttcctcctttaatataaatgcacatttcagaCGTGCAGCAACAGGAAGTATATGAAATAGCCATTCTGTAGAGATAAAGTAAAACTACACAGAGCACACTGACTCACAGTTGGCCAAAGGTTCATAGTCACTTTACTGCAGTTATGAAAGGAAGTAAATAACGAGCACTTGCTGTTCTGTACATTTAACAGAcgtttttcctttttatatgTGCGATCCTCAGGAGTTTGTGGACCTGTACACTGAGTACATACTGAACAAGAGCGTGGAGAGACAATTCAAAGCCTTCAAAAAAGGCTTCCTCATGGTCACCAATGAGTCCCCACTGAAGTATTTGTTCAGACCGGAGGAAGTAGAGCTGCTTATCTGTGGAAGCAGGGTGAGGAAACAAAccttgattttgatttttattacttttactgtCGTCGGTGTTTTATGACGTACAGAGCGATCTCTTGCGATTTTCCAGAAACTTGACTTTGAAGCACTTGAAAAGACAACAGAGTACGATGGAGGTTATAGCAAAGACAGTCAAATCATCAGGTAGGTCCGGTTTTTCCCACCAGTTAAgtcacaacataaaaacacGTTTTAAGCAGCAGTTCACAAATGTTGTCTTTCCTGCACGCAGAGACTTCTGGGAAACGATTAACTCGTTTGGCGAGGAGCAGAAGAGGTTGTTTCTTCAGTTTACCACGGGCACGGACCGAGCGCCAGTCGGCGGGCTCGGCAAATTAAAGATGATCATCGCCAAGAACGGCTCCGACACAGACCGGTACAGAACAGTGGGCTTTTTTCACAtcttatttcagttttatcagGCTCAATAGACGATTAGAGCgcattttttttagaaagagCAGGtcattatttctgcattttagcTCTCCCAGCTCACATTCATCCTTTGTTTCAGGTTACCGACCTCTCACACCTGCTTCAATGCACTGCTGCTCCCAGAATACTCCACCAAggaaaaactgagagaaagacTCCTGAAGGCCATCACTTATGCCAAAGGATTTGGGATGCTGTGACAGATCCACAAACAAGGTTTTCTGACggcattttaacacaaaaaaaggGCGTATCcacaaaaaaatgctgcaataaCCCCGTGCCTAACCGACCGTTACCAGTCACACTCCACTGTCGGCCTTTCAACTTCCACCGCACATTAGGTTTCCCAAAGAGTCTAACGCGAcactttcattatttattttttctcgTGTGCTTTTGTTTCCTGCCAAACATGAACAATATTTGatttgtgaaactgtgaaagtGCACTTACACACAGGATTTTAGTGAATgccaacacatacagtatatttatttgtTGACTTAGTGAATACATGTTTTTCAGTTCTTGACGGTGTAGCAGTGTTCAGTCTTCaggctctcctccctctcctgagTGGACTGAGCATTATGGTGCTACTTGGTTACAAATGTCATTGTAGTATTTTATATTACTGCTAACCCAAATAGCCTCACTGACAAGCTTATATTTAAAGTATTTCCTGTCAGTGTGGGAGCAAACCCACCAGTAACATAAAGGTTATTTTAAACTCTTTCTGTCTTGTGCCTGTTGTAATACATAGAAATGAATACTGTGTGTAGTGAGCCAGTAAACCTGACCAGATGGAGTGGTTTCGATAGCTTGCAGGGTTTTAAAATGTACTTACTGACTGGTCAGGTCAGACTTTCACATCCTGAATGAAGTGTTTCTCTACCCttggtttgtttgctgttaAGCGTTTCTGATTGCACATTTGTATGTGCAGTTTCCAAATGTGCAATGCCTGCGAGTCACatgacatgttttatttggCCAAATATCTCAGGTACATAAAGAATGTGCAGATAATGTGAAACTAATGTAAAGCAACTCTTATGCAAagtaaataaaggttaaaaaagcCACCTAGTTTCTCATTAATATGCGTTGAAGTAATTTCCACTAACAGCATATGATATGCATAACTTAAAGCTAAATAAATATTAGTTTTACATTCtccaggtggacagaaacatgactccaggTGAGGGCTGAAgttatctgctggatgtgtcaataaacagTGTTAACAAGTCACCTTAAAAGAGGACACAATGTCACTGTTgtcagcttgtttctgctgccctcaagtggccaaaaaaagcatttaatgcagatttaaagggCCTGAAAatttattttctccatcagGTTCCTACAACGAGTAACAATAAAAGTTTCGGCCAAAGATAGaacagttttggttatttcacatgagagaAGACAGCATTGCATTATTCTCTGTGACCTTTTCATCTGTTTGAAATGGAAGGTTGGACTTGGTCGGAAAAAAGGTGTTTCTTTGCACAAATCAGGATTTGGCATCATTTGAATCACAACCACACAGTCCTACTGAAAGTTTTTGTATATTTAAACTCTTATTGCTcatttagtcatgaatatttactgTTAATTGTAGAAAAATGCTGTAGATTTGAAGCCAAATTTAGAAGTCTGTAAATACAGTTTAGTAAGATTCATTGCAAaacgataaaaaaaaatatgtactGTAATATTGACAATGCTGCAGAACAGATCTACAAAATGAATCTAGACACATGCAGGGTATGTTATATGAACATTTCAATGTTTATTCACATATAACATTGCAATTAACAACTGATAGTGTATGCTGATAATAGCTGAAACATTTGGGTTTACTTTGTACATTTACATACGGTATCAAATGGATATTGCAGTTGCATTATTATGTATTGTAGTTCATACTTTACAGATAGATCAATATATTTTCAGGGAAAATGTCAGTACAGATCAGAAGAAAACAATCCTCATTATtctaaacctttttttttcttttttttttgtatacaCGAGTGCTTCTGATCAACATGCTCAAGCAGTTTCATGGCAACATGAAAGTGGCTGTCAACCATacacacaaatgtatttatatgcTGCATACACTGTACACAATTTGACACATTATGATGATAATAAACGgatgtataaatatataaacatggGCCTTTAAAAAGTGTCACTCTACTATCCTAAATGAAAAATCCCTTCACTTCCTGCACAGTCCTCGGGCATCTCTCATGTTACTgcacttttttgtctttgtcggCCACCACTTCTGTCAGGTCCTCCGGTCGCATGGATTTTACTTTGGACTCCATCTCTGTGACCCTCTGCTTCATCCTCGTCTGGCTGGAGGTTAACTCCGCCATCAGCTTTGCGAACTTAGTCTGCAGGACGTCCATGTTGCCCTGCAGTTTGACGATCTTCTCCTCTATGTCCTTGGGGTCGGCACCGGCGTTGGCGACCGCCTCATCAATCAGGTTGTCTTTCATTAGGATGGccttccccttctcctccaGAGCTTTTTTGGCCTCTGGATACTCAGTAAGAGCTTCCATCAAGTCGTCCTTGGACAGGGCAAAGAGATCAGAGTAGCCTACGCTTCGGATGTTTGCTGTTCTCCTGTTGCCTGCTTTGCTGCCCTTGATGCCCAAAATACTGATTTCCCCAAAGTATGCGCCATCACTGAGCACTACAAACTGAGTGACACCAtcatcagccaccacagctaGCTTCCCTTCCTTGATAATGTACATCTCCCTGCCAATATCCCCCTTCTTACAAATGTAATCTCCAGGACTGAACacttgtggctgcagcttgaGCACCAATTCAATCAGCAGTCCGGCTTCACAATCTTGGAAAATACGCACTTTTTTCAGCGTATCCAAATGGACGTTGATGGCAATCTCAGCCTTGAGCTTGTCTGGGAGGTTCTTCAAAACTTCCTTCTCGTCACAGGTCTTCTTCTCAGTCCACAGGTAGTCAAACCACTTGATGACCCTGGCCTCCAGGTCTTTGGTGACCTTTCGAAACTGCATGTACTGCTTTATGGAGTCGATTTTCGCCTGGAACTCAGCACGAGAGGCGTTCATGTTGGAGATCATGGCACCGACGTTACCGACAATACTAGCAAAGATCAGCACACCGGTGAGGAAGTCAGAAATGACAAAGAGGTATTCGACATCCCTGACCGGCGGAGGCGTCTCTCCGATGGTGGTGAGGGTCAGCGTGGACCAGTACAAGGAGTAGATGTACTTCCTGGCCAAGCGGCCGTGCTCCGGGTGGCTAATATTGGGATATACCCATGTGTCACTTCCAAAACCGATGCTTTTCGAAATGGCAAAGAACATACAAGCATTCCAGTGGATAATAACAAGGATATAAAGTACGAGATTGCTGATTCGAAACATGTTCGGGAAGCTGGTTCTGGTTTCAGTCCGCTCGAAGAACTCAAAAAGCCTTGAGATTTTGCAAAGACGGTTGAATCTGAACTCTGGGTTGTTGTATCCGAATTTCAGAAACAGCAGATCAGTGGGTATCATTGAGATCATATCGTATTTGAACTGAGACGTTGTTCTGTATTTACTTCTCAGTTTCTTGGAGTCTTTTACCAGCAGGCCTTGTTCCAGATAACCTGAGAGACAAACACCAAATTAGGAGCCAAATCTCAAATTACAACGGACACAAACTGGTGTACATACTGTCTACGAAGTCTGTCCTGAGACAATCTGACCTGTTCTCGATCTGACAAATGTGTCTGCCCAGTAGATAGCGTCTGAGGTGTAGTCCAAGACGATCCAGAGTTTTGTATATGTGTCCTGGAGTTCGTTAAAACAGGCCCTAGAAGACAAGCAGAAAACGTTTTACATTTCATGAACGTCTCGCTGAGTGGAGTTTTATAGTTTGATGAACGGACATTACCTTGTTACAATCAACATCAGGTTATAAAATACTGGGCCTGCGATGATGGTCAGCCATCTGTAGTACTGGTCTGTGGCTGGATCCATAATCCAGATTTCTTTCCTGAAAAGGACTCAACATTACTTGATGTTGTCACAAaattttgtaaaaatgtgttttctgtccgGACTGACTGTACCTGAAAGTATACTTACGGTggctcctctttctttttatcatctttcttatcatctttcttttcatctttcttctcGTCTTTCTTCTCATCCTTTTTCTCGTCTTTCTTCTcgtccttcttctcctcttccttcttgtccccgtctttcttctcctcttcctttttctcgtcttttttctcgtcttttttaATCTCCTCTTTTTTGCTACGGACCACATGTTTAGTTTTTCATGGTTGTAAAAAAAGGATGGAGGTGGTCTAGGAGGGGCTGTAAGAGGGCTATCAGACTACATGACGGGGTCTAGTGCAGGTTTCACAGCTCGGGATTCCAGGCTTTGGAAGATCTGGTGCAGTTCATGCAtttgtccagcaggtggcaacATAACACAGGCAAGTCTTCATAGCTTATTTCAGTTGACCACTCAGCTGGCAAATGGCTACCTACCA
This DNA window, taken from Chelmon rostratus isolate fCheRos1 chromosome 4, fCheRos1.pri, whole genome shotgun sequence, encodes the following:
- the ube3a gene encoding ubiquitin-protein ligase E3A: MNRAAAKHLIERYFRQLTEGCGNGDCTNEFCASCSNFQALDNNSAAAKALELFKINAKLCNPHPSKRDSDTPHSDSSANENAHLDSKMSDLDLFPHKEDFSDVHYLTENTVCMILSFCEEEGDYSALIRIIGRIFSNAEALMKSFRKDEPNTTENLDSFKPTDVDKSEKQSEQTSETMGASSAAALPDEGPNEMLGPCEVTVDVSAVRRVYDRLLNIDQVEAALVNALIYLTPNVELDLEYLDVYETNPDYLNIFIIVMENSNLHSPEYLEVALPQFCKAMSKLPVTALARLSKFWSTYSLPHIRRMMETFQQLITFTVVSNEYDGENLVNDDETVVAATQCLKVVFYASIQGGDVDVEHNEEEEEESESDEVTLHELLGEERLYKKGPRVDPLEKELGVRPVDSIKPLIPFEDFINDSLNEVVEMDKDFTFFKVDAETKFSFQTCPFILNVITKNQGLYYDNRIRMYSERRLTALYSMVQGEEPNPYLKLKVRRDHIIDDALVRLEMISMENPSDLKKQLFVEFEGEQGVDEGGVSKEFFQLVLEEIFNPDIGMFTYDDETKLFWFNSSSLENEAQYTLVGLVLGLAIYNNCILDVHFPMVVYRKLMGKKGTYLDLSDSHPLLYQSLKELLEYSGNVEEDMMLTFQISHTDLFGSPVLHDLKEQGDQIPVTKENRQEFVDLYTEYILNKSVERQFKAFKKGFLMVTNESPLKYLFRPEEVELLICGSRKLDFEALEKTTEYDGGYSKDSQIIRDFWETINSFGEEQKRLFLQFTTGTDRAPVGGLGKLKMIIAKNGSDTDRLPTSHTCFNALLLPEYSTKEKLRERLLKAITYAKGFGML
- the cnga3a gene encoding cyclic nucleotide-gated channel cone photoreceptor subunit alpha isoform X1, with the translated sequence MAKICSENLTRQQLSTNTHDEELAVIENGDCRPHSLCEDNSERVLSSQSHRDTFTGAGVMARLSYFFFMLWNWASHRVNPETERHDSFLERFRGPELKDASSRESNAQSVGHGDTVRKRNLASKWPLATYNMNNCNNTDDKKEEIKKDEKKDEKKEEEKKDGDKKEEEKKDEKKDEKKDEKKDEKKDEKKDDKKDDKKKEEPPKEIWIMDPATDQYYRWLTIIAGPVFYNLMLIVTRACFNELQDTYTKLWIVLDYTSDAIYWADTFVRSRTGYLEQGLLVKDSKKLRSKYRTTSQFKYDMISMIPTDLLFLKFGYNNPEFRFNRLCKISRLFEFFERTETRTSFPNMFRISNLVLYILVIIHWNACMFFAISKSIGFGSDTWVYPNISHPEHGRLARKYIYSLYWSTLTLTTIGETPPPVRDVEYLFVISDFLTGVLIFASIVGNVGAMISNMNASRAEFQAKIDSIKQYMQFRKVTKDLEARVIKWFDYLWTEKKTCDEKEVLKNLPDKLKAEIAINVHLDTLKKVRIFQDCEAGLLIELVLKLQPQVFSPGDYICKKGDIGREMYIIKEGKLAVVADDGVTQFVVLSDGAYFGEISILGIKGSKAGNRRTANIRSVGYSDLFALSKDDLMEALTEYPEAKKALEEKGKAILMKDNLIDEAVANAGADPKDIEEKIVKLQGNMDVLQTKFAKLMAELTSSQTRMKQRVTEMESKVKSMRPEDLTEVVADKDKKVQ
- the cnga3a gene encoding cyclic nucleotide-gated cation channel alpha-3 isoform X2 codes for the protein MAKICSENLTRQQLSTNTHDEELAVIENGDCRPHSLCEDNSERVLSSQSHRDTFTGAGVMARLSYFFFMLWNWASHRVNPETERHDSFLERFRGPELKDASSRESNAQSVGHGDTVRKRKKEIWIMDPATDQYYRWLTIIAGPVFYNLMLIVTRACFNELQDTYTKLWIVLDYTSDAIYWADTFVRSRTGYLEQGLLVKDSKKLRSKYRTTSQFKYDMISMIPTDLLFLKFGYNNPEFRFNRLCKISRLFEFFERTETRTSFPNMFRISNLVLYILVIIHWNACMFFAISKSIGFGSDTWVYPNISHPEHGRLARKYIYSLYWSTLTLTTIGETPPPVRDVEYLFVISDFLTGVLIFASIVGNVGAMISNMNASRAEFQAKIDSIKQYMQFRKVTKDLEARVIKWFDYLWTEKKTCDEKEVLKNLPDKLKAEIAINVHLDTLKKVRIFQDCEAGLLIELVLKLQPQVFSPGDYICKKGDIGREMYIIKEGKLAVVADDGVTQFVVLSDGAYFGEISILGIKGSKAGNRRTANIRSVGYSDLFALSKDDLMEALTEYPEAKKALEEKGKAILMKDNLIDEAVANAGADPKDIEEKIVKLQGNMDVLQTKFAKLMAELTSSQTRMKQRVTEMESKVKSMRPEDLTEVVADKDKKVQ